In the Acidobacteriota bacterium genome, ATCGTCCCGTGAGAGCGTTCACGCACGAATCGTTCGCCGCTCACGACACCGGTCCGATCCATCCGGAAAGCGCCCGGCGGCTCCTCTGGGCCATCGAAGGTTGTCGCCGCGCCGGGATCGAGCCGGAGCAACCCCCACCCCACGACGCGACCGAAGCGGTCATCCGAAAGGTTCACTCGGACGAATACATCGAGAGCTTCGCCAGCGCCATCGCTGTTGCGCCGGCGATGTTCATGACACCCGACAACGTCATCTCACCCGAAACGTGGAGTGCCGCATGGAACGCGGTGGGGACCGCGCTCTCCGCCGCGGATGCGATCATGAGCGACCCGCGGGACGGCGTCTTCGTGATCGCGCGGCCTCCAGGACATCACGCCGAGCGGAACGCCGCTTTCGGATTCTGCTACTTCAACACGATCGCCTGCGCCGCGGAGTATCTTCTCGATCGTCACGGGCTCGACCGGGTCTTCATTCTCGACTGGGACGTCCATCACGGGAACGGTACGCAGCACATCTTCGAGCGCCGCTCCGACGTCTTCTACCTCTCGCTTCACGGCTGGCCCTTCTATCCCGGCACGGGTCGCGCAGAAGAGAGAGGAACGGGAGAGGGAGAAGGAGCCACGCGCAACTTTCCGCTCGCTACGGGAACGAGCGATCGCGACTATCTCCGGATCTTCGAGCGGGAGGTCGTCAAGGAGATCGAGGGCTATCGTCCGGACGCGATTCTGATCTCGGCCGGGTTCGATGCGCACCTCCGAGACCCGCTCGGCAATCTCGCTCTGACCGAGGAGGCGTTTCGCGAGATGACGCTCATGACGCGCGAACTGGCTCGACGGCTCTGCCACGGGCGCATTCTCTCGCTTCTGGAGGGGGGCTACGATCACGAGGCGCTGGCGGCCAGCGTAGCGGCGCATCTCCGCTGATCGGGCCCTGAAAGTTGAGCAATTCGACGGTCTGCTGTACTCTGGACGAGCCTGGCGTAAAATCATGGGGAACCTCGCCAACCCGCATCCCGGGACGCCGGTCGGTGCCGCTGCCGATTCCGGCTTTCGCGCACTCTACGAGGAGCATTACGAGTTCCTCGTATCACTCGCGATGCGCAAATACGACGTGCCGCGGGACGAAGCCGCCACCCTGACTCATGACGTCTTTCTCAACTTCTACACCTCGAGACGACCCATCGAGCAGGCTCGCGCGTATCTCACCGTCGGGGTCTGCCGGGCATGCAGCGAGTACTGGCGCAAGCGGAGTCGCGAAGAGACACAGGCCGAACCGACGACGGGTAGTTCCGGCGACACCTCCGAGGACTCGCTCGTCACTCGTTTGACGATTCAGGCGGCACTCCGTCTGCTCAAGGACCGTTGTCGCGACACGCTTCAGCTGTACTTCGTCGAAGGCTGCACGGCCAAGGAAGTGGCCGTCGAGCTCGGCACCACACGGCGTTACGCCGAAAAACTCATTCGAAACTGTCTTGGAAAACTTCGTCTCATCTACTCGGACCTAACGGAGAACTGAATCATGTCTCACCTCACCGAAGATGCTCTCTTTCAATATCACCTCAGCTCCGGCCCGCGCGACGTCGACGTCCAGTCCCACGTTACGGAGTGTCATTCGTGTGCGGGGAGGCTCGAGGAGCTCCAGTCCTTCGTCGGGATCCTGCGGGACCCGGAGTCGTGGGGCAACGGCCGTAAGAGCCCGATGCTCAGCGACAACGCTGTCATCGAATCGCTCGAGCAGATCGAGGTCGATCTCGCGGACGAGCGGGCTGCCGCGGACATCGTGATCGCGCTGACGCCACCTGCCGAGCTCGAGCGGGCGATCACGACCTCCGATCCGACGGCCGGTCTCGTCCACGCGCTCGTCGACCGGTCGTACACGGAAGTCGAGCGAACCCCCGCCGAGGGCGAGCGATTCGCGCGTCTCGCGGTATTCGCATCGTCACGGCTGATGAGCGAAGACTACCCTGCGGTGGTCATCGACACGGCACGGGGACAGGCGTGGCGACAGCTCGCCAATGCCCTCCGGGTACGCGGCAGTTTCGACGAGGCGCTTCACGCGCTCGACGAAGCTCGCGTGGCGTTCGAGAAGACGCCCGTGCCCGATCCCGAGCTCGCTTCGCTCGACTACATCCGCGCTTCGATCTGCTTCACCACGGGAGAGCTCGATGTGGCGCGAACGCTTCTCGAAGAAGCATGTCCCACCTTCAATCGCTTCGGCGATTTGCAGAGATACAGGAATGGCCAGCTGCTCCTCGCCGGTGTGATCGAACGGGCGGGAGACGTCGGCAACGCGGTCGCGATCATGCAGGATCTCCTCAAGGCGACTTCGTCGGACGAGCCTGTTTTCCGCGGAAGGGTCCTTCTCAACCTCGGGGTCTATCTGTTGCGCGATGATCCTCCGCGCGCGGAGTCGTATCTGCAGCAGTCGTGGCGTCATCTCTCCTCGGCCGGCTATCGGAGCAGTGCGCTGCGAGCCCGCTGGAATCTCGGCCGCTGCGCCTGGTACCAGGGCCGCCATGATCAGGCGAGCGAGTTTCTCACGAGCGTCTACGAGGAAGCTGCGGCGCTCGGGCTCGACGTCGAGGTCGCGATGATCGCGCTCGACCGCGCCGAGATCCACCTCGAAAAAAGCGAATACGAAGCGGTCCGCGATCTCTGTGCCGATGCGCTCCGGACGTTCCGACGGGTCGGGGCGCGAAGATTCGCCGCCGAGGCCTTCAGCTATCTCGAGATCTCGGCAAAGTCGGAGTCTCTGACCACCGAGGACCTCCGCTTCGTCCGGAAGTTCTTCGCCTCGGCAACCGAGGGGGAAGTCGCTTTCAGCCCTCCCAACTAAAGATCAAACCGCGGCCTCATGGTGCCTGGCCGGGCGTCCCTCCGTCGCCCTCCGGTCCGGTCCGTGGGACAATTTGTGGGGGCGTGTCGGATTTTTTTTCCCGAAGGGGGTAGGAGAATGCCCTTCTCACCCACTGTATAGGGTGAGGGCGCCCCTCCATCACCCATGAATCCGGTGAAGACCGGAGAAAACGGAGGGATCAAATGCGGTTTATCTGGCTGCTCGGAATTTCTGTGCTTTTTGGTATCGGAGTTGTTTCCCCGATCGACATCGACGTCGCAACCGACCTGTTCAACGGTACAACTATTTCTACCGTCGAGCGTACGGCCGACGACGTCATCGACATCCCCCAGGGAGATGATTGAGGCGGCGTAGAGCTGCGACGCTTTTCTGACGCATGAAAGCAGGGCGAGCGGGTGTCGGCATCCGCTCGCCCGCGATCGATGACCCGGGTTGCGCTTCGCCCCGCCCTCGGGTCATTGGTTTGTCCGGCGTCCGGCATCCCGAGGTGCGGTGCGGGTGGCGCGGGGGAGCAAAACGTCATCCGACGTGTTCCCCGGAATGCCGGACGCCGATCTGTTACGCCGTCCTCGACGACGCGAGCGAAGTCCTCGTATCGGTGGACGCAGGCCCAGGCCCCTCTCCCGGCGTGAGCTGGTCACGCCCCGAACCTCGAGCTGATCGATCCGCTGCATCTCCAGCCGATGAAATGACCGGCCCGGAGGGACAGTAGGCCGATTTCAATCGCGAGCGCGGGCGTAGAACTGGCGCCGCAACTCCTCGACGAAGCGCTCGTCGACCAGCCCGGCCGGGTTACCCTGGAACTCGAGCCCGTTTGCCTCTCGAAACGCGTCCACCGCCTCGGCGGTCTCCGCGTCATAGAGTGCGTAGCGGTCGTCCCACGCGTTCCGCTTCTCTCTCCATGCTGCGACGAGCTCCTCGTAGCGCTTCGGATCGGAGGTCATCAGCTCACGATCGATGTCGAACTCCGGCGGCTCCGGAACCCCTTCCGAGTCCGCCCTCCAGTAGCCGAGCGCGTGGAGCATCCTCTTGAGCTCGATGACGTCGTTGCCGCGAATCTCCGAGAAGCTCCGGTAGCCGAGCCGTCGGGCGGTCCGGTAGTAGATCCGCTTCATCTCCCCGACCGGCTCCTCGTGCTCGCCAACGTCGATCGAGAGCGAGATGTTGTCGCCGCCGCGCCCGGGCTCGTTCGGATCGGCGATCCGGATGGCGGCGCTCTGGAAGAGACCCCACCGCTTGTCGCCCCCCTCCGCCTGCCCTGCCTCGAGCGCCAGAATCATCCGTTCCGCCAGCGCCATCCCGGTGCCGGCCGTCGATTCGAAATGCGCTGCGACAGCTTCGATCACTTCCGGACCGACGAGAATGTTCCCCTGTACGGTGTAGTTCGTCCCCTGTCGGCTTCCCGCCCAGGCTCCCGTTCCGCTCCCCGTATGACTCGCCGTCCTTCCGAGCTGGCGTCGCTCGCGACCCTGGTCGTCCGCCAGGAGACGCTTCAGCACCTCCTCGGGGGCGAACCCCTCCTCTAGAAGGTCGAGCCCCCTCGAGCCGTACTCGACGACCGTCCATGCCTGAGTTGCTACCGCACCGACTCCGGCGCGGACGAACGGGACGGCCCGCCCGACGAACGGAACCCTCGTCGTCACCGCGACACCCGACTCTCTGGTCTCCGGGTCGATCGCGCAGAGCGAAAAGGTCGCGTAGTGCGGATTCCCGTCTGCGCCCACCGCGACTCCGTCCGGCAAGACGACGACCGTCTCCGAGGCAGCGAGCGGAAGAATCGACATGATGGAGAGCAGCAGTGTGGCGGCGAATGAGGTTCTTCGAATCATCAACGATTCCTCCGGCACTTCGGATGATATCGCGGAGCTGGCGAGATCGTCACCGACCTGGAGCGGTCGACTCGAGCGTCGCGGGAACGTTCATATTCGTAAAGATCATCGATTGGTCAGCCTCCCCGCTTCCGCCACTCACCGGGTCTCTCCGCAAAGCTGGATCGGAGTGTGAACGCGCCTACGGCGTGCGCCAGACAGCGAGATCAGAACCCAGATTTGAAAAAGGAGGATGAGATGTTGAGAAAATTCGAACCACAGGCGTACGCGCTGCTCCGCATCGTTTCCGGATTTCTGTTCATGATGCACGGCACGCA is a window encoding:
- a CDS encoding DUF1028 domain-containing protein encodes the protein MIRRTSFAATLLLSIMSILPLAASETVVVLPDGVAVGADGNPHYATFSLCAIDPETRESGVAVTTRVPFVGRAVPFVRAGVGAVATQAWTVVEYGSRGLDLLEEGFAPEEVLKRLLADDQGRERRQLGRTASHTGSGTGAWAGSRQGTNYTVQGNILVGPEVIEAVAAHFESTAGTGMALAERMILALEAGQAEGGDKRWGLFQSAAIRIADPNEPGRGGDNISLSIDVGEHEEPVGEMKRIYYRTARRLGYRSFSEIRGNDVIELKRMLHALGYWRADSEGVPEPPEFDIDRELMTSDPKRYEELVAAWREKRNAWDDRYALYDAETAEAVDAFREANGLEFQGNPAGLVDERFVEELRRQFYARARD
- a CDS encoding tetratricopeptide repeat protein, whose amino-acid sequence is MSHLTEDALFQYHLSSGPRDVDVQSHVTECHSCAGRLEELQSFVGILRDPESWGNGRKSPMLSDNAVIESLEQIEVDLADERAAADIVIALTPPAELERAITTSDPTAGLVHALVDRSYTEVERTPAEGERFARLAVFASSRLMSEDYPAVVIDTARGQAWRQLANALRVRGSFDEALHALDEARVAFEKTPVPDPELASLDYIRASICFTTGELDVARTLLEEACPTFNRFGDLQRYRNGQLLLAGVIERAGDVGNAVAIMQDLLKATSSDEPVFRGRVLLNLGVYLLRDDPPRAESYLQQSWRHLSSAGYRSSALRARWNLGRCAWYQGRHDQASEFLTSVYEEAAALGLDVEVAMIALDRAEIHLEKSEYEAVRDLCADALRTFRRVGARRFAAEAFSYLEISAKSESLTTEDLRFVRKFFASATEGEVAFSPPN
- a CDS encoding histone deacetylase, giving the protein MRAFTHESFAAHDTGPIHPESARRLLWAIEGCRRAGIEPEQPPPHDATEAVIRKVHSDEYIESFASAIAVAPAMFMTPDNVISPETWSAAWNAVGTALSAADAIMSDPRDGVFVIARPPGHHAERNAAFGFCYFNTIACAAEYLLDRHGLDRVFILDWDVHHGNGTQHIFERRSDVFYLSLHGWPFYPGTGRAEERGTGEGEGATRNFPLATGTSDRDYLRIFEREVVKEIEGYRPDAILISAGFDAHLRDPLGNLALTEEAFREMTLMTRELARRLCHGRILSLLEGGYDHEALAASVAAHLR
- a CDS encoding sigma-70 family RNA polymerase sigma factor, giving the protein MGNLANPHPGTPVGAAADSGFRALYEEHYEFLVSLAMRKYDVPRDEAATLTHDVFLNFYTSRRPIEQARAYLTVGVCRACSEYWRKRSREETQAEPTTGSSGDTSEDSLVTRLTIQAALRLLKDRCRDTLQLYFVEGCTAKEVAVELGTTRRYAEKLIRNCLGKLRLIYSDLTEN